A region from the Panicum hallii strain FIL2 chromosome 1, PHallii_v3.1, whole genome shotgun sequence genome encodes:
- the LOC112879437 gene encoding uncharacterized protein LOC112879437, with amino-acid sequence MQELFRNSNADGSLAMDAANCMNDTQDDEDNDLNDDICNDFSNYAQPQDDLGDDSDTLPSPTNEQTSFLSQTGDGSSSSSGMKRPRAEGKPAKRDVRPKSRLSKIGDTIATTLVTLQQELKKPAPALPHMPNSDAILWQRIENMTLTTDQKLMVGTFLAHKDQKGMRGFLSGSAEMTFQSWVFKFLSDSGL; translated from the coding sequence ATGCAAGAATTGTTCCGTAACAGCAATGCAGACGGTTCTCTTGCTATGGATGCCGCTAATTGCATGAATGACACACAAGATGATGAAGACAATGACTTGAATGATGACATATGCAATGACTTTTCAAATTATGCTCAACCTCAAGATGATCTAGGTGATGATTCTGACACTTTGCCTTCTCCTACAAATGAGCAAACTAGCTTTTTATCCCAAACTGGCGATGGTAGTTCATCTagctctggaatgaagcgtCCTAGAGCTGAGGGTAAACCAGCCAAGAGAGATGTGAGACCGAAAAGTCGGTTGTCAAAAATAGGGGATACAATTGCAACTACTTTGGTGACCCTTCAACAAGAACTCAAGAAGCCGGCACCGGCTCTACCACATATGCCTAATTCTGATGCTATCTTGTGGCAACGGATTGAAAATATGACATTAACTACCGATCAAAAGCTGATGGTGGGAACTTTTCTAGCACATAAGGATCAAAAGGGTATGCGTGGTTTTCTATCCGGTTCAGCTGAGATGACATTTCAATCATGGGTATTCAAATTTCTCAGTGATTCGGGGCTGTAA